A single genomic interval of Stieleria maiorica harbors:
- a CDS encoding XrtA system polysaccharide deacetylase, whose translation MLSAFTVDVEDYFQVSAFADRVCRKDWDKYECRVEANTDRLLSILDTHNVRGTFFILGWVAERYPNLVRRIAHAGHELASHGYWHQLVYELSPAEFAKDITDSKDAIASACGIEVNAYRAPSFSIVEESLWALDILAEYDFRIDSSIFPIGGHDRYGLADAPKEIHDIETPHGTVREFPPSAWSQGRIHIPIGGGYFRLFPFQLTQRAIQAVCSAGRPAMFYTHPWEFDPDQPKLSGLGHATRFRHYVGLKRTQARLIRLLDSFEFGTMSDVLGMDVARETLACRAV comes from the coding sequence ATGCTTAGCGCGTTCACCGTCGATGTCGAAGACTATTTCCAAGTTTCGGCCTTTGCTGATCGTGTCTGTCGCAAGGATTGGGACAAATATGAGTGTCGTGTCGAGGCAAACACCGACCGGCTGCTCTCGATTCTGGACACACACAATGTTCGCGGCACATTCTTCATTCTCGGCTGGGTCGCCGAACGCTATCCAAATCTGGTGAGACGAATTGCACACGCAGGCCATGAGCTGGCCTCTCATGGCTATTGGCATCAGCTGGTGTATGAACTCTCACCGGCTGAATTCGCCAAAGACATCACCGACAGCAAAGACGCCATCGCGTCTGCCTGCGGCATCGAAGTCAACGCCTATCGGGCCCCCAGTTTTTCCATCGTGGAAGAATCCCTGTGGGCGTTGGACATCCTTGCCGAATACGACTTTCGGATCGATTCGAGTATCTTTCCGATCGGCGGCCACGACCGCTACGGTTTGGCCGATGCCCCCAAGGAAATTCATGACATCGAGACGCCGCACGGAACGGTCCGGGAATTCCCACCGTCGGCCTGGAGTCAGGGACGGATCCACATTCCGATCGGCGGCGGATACTTTCGACTTTTCCCGTTTCAGTTGACACAGCGTGCCATACAAGCGGTTTGCTCGGCCGGGCGGCCGGCGATGTTCTACACGCACCCTTGGGAATTTGATCCCGATCAACCCAAATTGTCGGGACTCGGGCATGCGACCCGTTTTCGCCATTACGTCGGTCTCAAACGCACGCAAGCCAGATTGATTCGATTGCTCGATAGCTTTGAATTTGGAACGATGTCGGACGTGTTGGGCATGGACGTGGCACGCGAAACTCTGGCCTGCCGCGCGGTCTAG
- a CDS encoding glycosyltransferase: MPNCLIVASHFPPFRSAGVFRTIRVARYLPEHEWSIEVLTVDPKSYLAGSSQSPELLRRIPEDVKIHRAMAVHPLQVMTAIKSWKGGKSDSRNGQSVGTATPKGETAKRPPELQSVSLPQRVKDAITVPLMTPDRWIGWLPFAVRKGRRILNTRPADVIYSSGPPWTNHLVAEKLRRHAMIPWVADFRDPWLGNNFRPRRQGDDWVGRRHQMLEKRVIESANIVILNTDRARQSVLERYRELPPEKFVVINNGFDPADFEDLNGDPSASPALPDGNRPLRLVHTGAFYGKRNVDALIRAIGRLVQEGKVSSSDLQVDLIGAQRPGRTHERNVAESSGAADMINILPSLPHAQCLAQMSAADALLLVQTEAPLCIPGKVFEYIAVKKPVLTLAGEGATADLVAKEQLGPCVDPENSDQLATCLQQFVHQFRENRMPLPDGSAAERYDGRKQIRQFDTALRAAIENHANASSINGDVR, from the coding sequence ATGCCTAACTGTCTGATTGTCGCATCGCATTTCCCGCCGTTTCGGTCCGCGGGGGTGTTTCGGACGATTCGCGTCGCTCGGTACCTTCCAGAACACGAATGGTCGATCGAGGTTTTGACCGTCGACCCAAAGTCGTATCTCGCCGGTTCGAGCCAATCACCGGAACTGCTTCGGCGGATTCCCGAAGACGTCAAGATACATCGCGCGATGGCGGTCCATCCGCTGCAAGTCATGACCGCGATCAAGTCCTGGAAGGGCGGCAAAAGCGACTCACGCAACGGCCAGTCCGTCGGCACTGCAACGCCCAAGGGCGAAACGGCCAAACGCCCCCCCGAATTGCAATCGGTCTCGCTTCCGCAGCGAGTGAAAGATGCCATCACGGTCCCACTGATGACACCGGATCGTTGGATCGGCTGGTTGCCGTTCGCGGTTCGAAAGGGCCGACGAATCCTGAACACGCGGCCTGCGGACGTGATCTACAGTTCGGGGCCTCCTTGGACAAATCATTTGGTCGCCGAAAAGTTGCGTCGACATGCCATGATCCCTTGGGTTGCCGATTTTCGTGACCCATGGCTTGGCAACAACTTCCGTCCACGTCGCCAGGGCGACGATTGGGTCGGAAGACGTCACCAGATGCTTGAAAAGCGGGTCATTGAATCGGCGAACATTGTGATCCTTAACACCGATCGCGCACGTCAATCGGTGCTCGAGCGTTATCGCGAGCTTCCGCCGGAGAAGTTCGTGGTCATCAACAATGGGTTTGACCCCGCTGATTTCGAGGACCTGAATGGGGATCCGTCTGCGTCCCCCGCTCTTCCGGACGGAAACCGTCCCCTGCGTCTGGTGCATACGGGTGCGTTCTACGGCAAACGCAATGTCGATGCGTTGATCCGAGCGATTGGCAGACTGGTGCAGGAGGGCAAAGTTTCGTCGTCAGATTTGCAAGTCGATTTGATCGGAGCGCAACGGCCTGGTCGGACGCATGAGAGGAATGTCGCCGAATCATCGGGGGCGGCCGACATGATCAACATCTTGCCATCGTTGCCGCATGCCCAATGCCTGGCACAGATGAGTGCGGCCGACGCATTGCTGCTGGTCCAAACCGAAGCTCCGCTGTGCATTCCGGGAAAAGTGTTCGAATACATTGCGGTCAAAAAACCTGTGCTGACGTTGGCCGGGGAGGGAGCGACCGCCGATCTGGTCGCGAAGGAACAGCTTGGTCCTTGCGTCGATCCGGAAAACAGCGACCAGCTCGCAACTTGCCTGCAACAATTCGTTCACCAATTCCGTGAAAACCGGATGCCATTGCCCGACGGGTCAGCGGCCGAACGCTACGACGGGCGCAAGCAAATCAGGCAATTCGACACGGCACTTCGGGCGGCCATAGAAAACCATGCGAATGCGTCTTCCATCAACGGGGACGTTCGATGA
- a CDS encoding glycosyltransferase: MIRIALVVHGFQNGGIERSITRIVNGLDAQRFEPVIICLDTTGPAADWLERDVPVIEIGKRSGNDVLAVKRLADCLRQHQIDLVQSHNWGTLVESVIARKLARTPVHIHAERGTVAGMVEASGLRYWCRAKVMSMALGSVDQVISNAHAVAERIESRCGFKAENIQIIPNGVPNPVNTDHAQNRQQIRSELGLPTDAIVVGSAGRLVDVKGFDLAITAIQQVLQSEPNVHLVILGDGPEEQRLNSIAGRCGISDHIHFVGRREDVPAWLDSFDIYLNSSRSEGMSQSVIEAMSVGLPIIATDVGDNALLVQGSQFQCGLVCEPGSVESIAGQIVKLASDSGLRARCANSARSCHRQFYSDETFNRRISDLYIRLMGHHKGTTAPCDAQRLADLSMQKRPQQSEV; this comes from the coding sequence ATGATTCGCATCGCGCTGGTCGTCCATGGATTTCAAAATGGCGGGATCGAAAGATCGATCACGCGGATCGTCAATGGATTGGACGCCCAGCGTTTTGAACCTGTCATCATTTGCTTAGACACGACAGGTCCCGCCGCAGACTGGCTCGAACGTGACGTTCCAGTGATTGAGATCGGAAAACGTTCCGGAAACGATGTCTTGGCCGTCAAACGGCTTGCCGACTGCTTGCGTCAACACCAAATCGATCTCGTTCAATCGCACAACTGGGGCACACTCGTCGAATCGGTCATTGCGAGAAAGCTGGCACGAACGCCCGTGCACATCCACGCCGAACGCGGAACCGTCGCGGGGATGGTCGAGGCGAGCGGATTGCGTTATTGGTGCCGAGCGAAGGTCATGTCGATGGCCCTGGGGAGCGTCGATCAAGTGATCAGTAACGCACACGCCGTTGCCGAGCGGATCGAATCGCGGTGCGGATTCAAGGCGGAGAATATCCAGATCATCCCGAATGGCGTTCCCAATCCGGTCAACACCGATCACGCCCAGAATCGGCAACAAATTCGTTCGGAGCTTGGCTTGCCGACCGACGCGATCGTCGTCGGCAGTGCCGGACGTTTGGTCGATGTCAAAGGATTCGATTTGGCGATCACCGCGATCCAGCAAGTCTTGCAGTCCGAACCCAATGTTCATCTTGTCATCTTGGGTGACGGACCGGAGGAACAGCGATTGAATTCGATCGCGGGCCGATGCGGCATCTCCGATCATATCCATTTTGTCGGTCGACGGGAGGATGTTCCCGCTTGGCTAGACTCCTTCGACATCTACTTGAATTCCAGCCGCAGCGAAGGGATGAGCCAATCGGTGATCGAGGCAATGTCGGTCGGGTTGCCGATCATTGCAACCGACGTCGGAGACAATGCTTTGTTGGTTCAAGGTTCCCAATTTCAATGCGGACTCGTCTGCGAACCTGGCAGCGTCGAATCAATCGCAGGACAAATCGTAAAACTTGCCAGTGATTCAGGTTTGCGAGCTCGATGTGCGAATTCGGCTCGTTCGTGCCATCGTCAATTCTACAGTGACGAGACGTTCAATCGTCGAATCAGCGACTTGTACATTCGGCTGATGGGCCATCACAAAGGCACGACCGCACCTTGTGATGCACAACGACTTGCCGACCTGTCGATGCAAAAGCGACCTCAACAGTCAGAAGTTTAG
- a CDS encoding phosphotransferase: MSAVVQHRTSSRLCKRTWDGAVVYEKHYVTNDWDDDMDVIRRRAADELTLLNQLAASGLFKGRLGLLQIAASDPDAAMIATHEIPGASLDQYVMQGGDVVHNLAPWFLAGRWLKAFHSIPLTERATEATSRRDPTDMVEYCGLRLDSLAEYGYNWPKTSLRHSFLETIAELQRQVNATRYQRVWVHSDFSPGNLMWDGRTLTPIDFAMVSDGHPLADATYLIHRIEMHRVYRPWLRLPSHAIRRAVLRGLGLTESDHAAAYRMLMIKHLICRLHTYVRRPANSVKQAVHDRWVRGMIRRRLLRLNSADIA; the protein is encoded by the coding sequence ATGTCAGCCGTCGTCCAACACCGCACCAGCAGCCGCCTGTGCAAGCGAACTTGGGATGGAGCCGTTGTTTACGAAAAACACTACGTCACCAATGATTGGGACGACGACATGGATGTCATCCGGCGTCGTGCGGCCGACGAGTTAACGTTATTGAATCAGCTCGCCGCGAGTGGTCTGTTCAAAGGGCGATTAGGATTGCTACAAATTGCGGCGTCGGATCCTGATGCGGCGATGATCGCCACGCACGAGATTCCTGGCGCGTCCTTGGATCAATATGTGATGCAGGGTGGCGACGTTGTGCACAATCTTGCCCCGTGGTTTCTTGCCGGACGCTGGTTGAAAGCATTTCACTCGATCCCGCTGACCGAGCGGGCCACGGAAGCCACGTCACGACGTGATCCGACGGACATGGTCGAGTATTGCGGGCTCCGATTGGATTCACTCGCAGAGTATGGATACAACTGGCCGAAGACATCGCTCCGTCATTCGTTTTTGGAGACGATTGCCGAATTGCAACGTCAGGTGAACGCCACGCGATATCAGCGTGTTTGGGTTCATTCTGATTTCTCTCCCGGCAACCTGATGTGGGACGGTCGCACACTCACCCCGATCGACTTTGCGATGGTTTCCGACGGCCACCCGTTGGCCGATGCGACCTATTTGATCCATCGCATTGAAATGCACCGCGTGTACCGCCCGTGGCTGCGGCTTCCGTCCCATGCCATCCGCCGGGCGGTGCTTCGGGGCTTGGGACTGACCGAATCGGACCATGCCGCTGCCTACCGCATGCTGATGATCAAGCATCTCATCTGCCGGCTTCACACGTATGTCCGCCGACCTGCCAACAGCGTCAAACAGGCAGTTCACGACCGATGGGTCCGAGGCATGATTCGCCGGCGGTTACTGCGACTCAACTCCGCAGACATCGCCTAA
- a CDS encoding sulfotransferase, giving the protein MTSHPTDESPNFDAYYERIKNEPTYIILGAQGSGTNFLSRILGRTLDFSVTLDRSLIVNAAANLCRDRSQSRAQVEAKRIVQSLFPGPIRKRLLSKRFFNKNRKYTGIEKHLRHAITDSPADFANFFYSYHAFVDGKSHKGIKSDDIWENIDLLHEIIPNYRVLLLIRDPRDNTISIMKKNFGPREIYNASRYVRNRMDHYISFADRDPQRTLLVKYEDLLTNPYQCAMRVAKFADCAIPDTLQQQIANLNIRPNKHRKWKKLSERDLATTETVFADLLDRFDYERGASYEYTPTGLQCAARNFKDLLLRIPQKAAVKTRRYVRG; this is encoded by the coding sequence ATGACGTCTCACCCGACCGATGAATCGCCGAACTTTGACGCCTATTACGAGAGAATCAAGAACGAACCGACGTACATCATTCTCGGTGCCCAGGGATCGGGAACAAATTTCCTGTCTCGGATTCTTGGACGAACGCTCGACTTTTCCGTCACGCTCGATCGCTCGCTGATCGTCAATGCTGCGGCGAATCTTTGTCGTGATCGTTCGCAGTCGCGAGCTCAAGTGGAAGCCAAACGCATCGTCCAATCGCTATTCCCGGGTCCCATTCGAAAGCGTCTGTTGTCCAAACGGTTCTTCAACAAGAACCGCAAATACACGGGGATCGAAAAACACTTGCGGCACGCGATCACGGATTCGCCGGCCGATTTTGCCAACTTCTTCTACAGCTACCATGCGTTCGTAGATGGAAAATCGCACAAGGGTATCAAGAGCGACGACATCTGGGAGAACATCGATCTTCTGCACGAGATCATTCCCAACTATCGCGTGTTGCTGTTGATTCGGGATCCCCGAGACAACACGATTTCCATCATGAAGAAGAACTTCGGACCACGAGAGATCTACAACGCCTCTCGATACGTCCGCAACCGAATGGACCACTACATTTCGTTTGCCGATCGAGACCCGCAACGAACGCTCCTGGTCAAGTACGAAGACTTGTTAACCAATCCGTATCAATGCGCGATGAGGGTTGCCAAATTCGCCGACTGCGCGATCCCCGACACACTCCAGCAACAGATTGCCAATCTGAACATACGGCCGAACAAGCACCGTAAGTGGAAAAAACTTTCCGAGCGTGATTTGGCGACGACGGAAACGGTATTCGCAGATTTGCTGGATCGATTCGATTACGAACGCGGTGCCAGCTACGAGTACACGCCGACAGGATTGCAGTGTGCCGCACGCAATTTCAAAGATCTGTTGCTGCGGATTCCTCAAAAAGCGGCAGTCAAGACCCGTCGCTATGTTCGCGGCTGA
- a CDS encoding sulfotransferase family protein — translation MSIVQRVVSRQRKITKSIRWRAFSSLEQYQQIVFVVGCQRSGTTLVMNCFDNDARAIVFRDDSVLSGHQGNRLRIKPYAEVKAILAKTRCPLVVAKPLLDSQRTDELLDDYPRSKAIWMFRHFRGVVGSNLRKFKGQVENIRRVLEMPEDWRGERVSDETRDFIRPFVNPEMRREDAAALVWIARNNLFFEQSLQNCDRTFLLPYEDLVKSSRDTVKGIYRFLGISQPTKPVDRSIHQRALGRGQDLDIHPEILARCENIQQKLVECAAQKTRAVRIEEEQV, via the coding sequence ATGAGCATCGTCCAGCGCGTCGTCAGTCGTCAACGCAAGATCACCAAATCGATCCGCTGGCGTGCTTTTTCTTCACTTGAACAATACCAGCAGATCGTATTTGTTGTCGGTTGCCAACGCTCCGGAACGACGCTGGTGATGAATTGTTTCGACAATGATGCTCGGGCGATTGTGTTTCGAGATGACAGCGTTTTATCGGGACATCAAGGCAATCGTCTTCGCATCAAACCGTACGCCGAAGTGAAGGCAATACTGGCGAAAACTCGTTGCCCGTTGGTCGTTGCAAAACCACTCCTGGACAGTCAACGGACTGACGAACTCCTTGACGACTACCCGCGGTCAAAGGCGATTTGGATGTTCCGTCACTTTCGTGGCGTGGTGGGATCCAATCTCCGCAAATTCAAGGGGCAAGTTGAAAACATCCGCAGGGTCTTGGAGATGCCCGAAGATTGGAGGGGCGAGCGGGTATCCGATGAAACACGCGACTTCATTCGTCCCTTCGTGAACCCCGAGATGAGGCGTGAAGATGCGGCGGCCCTTGTCTGGATCGCTCGTAACAACCTCTTTTTTGAACAGTCGCTGCAGAACTGCGATCGAACGTTCCTGCTGCCCTACGAGGATCTCGTCAAGTCCAGTCGCGATACAGTGAAAGGAATCTACCGGTTCTTGGGGATCAGTCAGCCGACCAAACCGGTCGACCGATCCATTCATCAGCGAGCACTCGGTCGCGGACAAGACCTTGACATTCATCCCGAGATTCTGGCGCGTTGTGAAAACATCCAGCAGAAGTTGGTCGAGTGTGCCGCACAGAAGACGCGAGCAGTACGAATCGAGGAAGAACAGGTCTAG
- a CDS encoding polysaccharide deacetylase family protein — protein sequence MARRIKPALKHFMLFVLKYSGVLRCSRRWTTRKGFLIIGWHGVSLEDEHKYFHTLFISPEQFEQRIKFLKNTFQIASLEECLAQKEAGTIKPGQVVLTFDDGYYNFLQRAVPILDRYDAPAVNYVVSARMLDARSKPNLVLRDCIYRTNCTELVADGIGCERALPLRSSSDRRRAEKQVLKCLDQTPAADKDAFVNRVGEALGIDVGEIRRRRFWTSMTEDEVAELANRNGKFSLQLHSHEHINAVALGDKLSEDLRLCRSAIEKATGRPARDFCFPTGLWSHSTWDALQENGIRSAVTTRRGPNFVETHNYNLRRVMDGGANTQLEFEFEVSGIKWLLHSWLHPKAKYNPSEKLARYRDDKVRY from the coding sequence GTGGCCAGACGGATTAAACCAGCACTCAAGCACTTCATGCTGTTCGTATTGAAGTACTCCGGTGTATTGCGCTGTTCACGACGTTGGACCACCCGCAAGGGGTTTCTGATCATTGGGTGGCACGGCGTCAGCCTTGAAGATGAACACAAGTATTTCCACACCCTTTTTATCTCGCCGGAGCAGTTCGAGCAACGAATCAAGTTTCTAAAGAACACGTTTCAGATCGCTTCGCTTGAGGAGTGCCTTGCGCAAAAGGAAGCCGGAACGATCAAGCCGGGGCAGGTGGTGCTAACGTTTGATGATGGGTACTACAACTTTTTACAGCGGGCCGTGCCGATCCTTGATCGATACGACGCACCGGCGGTTAATTATGTTGTATCGGCGCGGATGCTCGATGCGAGAAGCAAACCCAACCTTGTCCTCCGCGATTGTATCTACCGCACGAATTGCACGGAATTGGTCGCGGACGGCATCGGCTGTGAGCGGGCTCTGCCGCTGAGAAGCTCTTCGGATCGACGCCGTGCGGAGAAGCAAGTTCTCAAATGCTTGGATCAAACCCCAGCTGCCGATAAAGACGCGTTTGTGAATCGAGTCGGCGAGGCTCTGGGAATTGATGTCGGCGAGATTCGTCGACGCAGATTTTGGACCAGCATGACTGAAGACGAAGTTGCCGAGTTGGCAAACCGCAACGGGAAGTTCTCGTTGCAGTTGCACTCACACGAACACATCAACGCGGTCGCGTTGGGCGACAAGTTGAGCGAAGATCTTCGTCTTTGTCGGTCAGCCATCGAAAAGGCGACGGGACGTCCGGCACGCGACTTTTGCTTTCCCACCGGGCTCTGGTCCCATAGCACATGGGATGCGTTGCAGGAAAACGGAATTCGAAGTGCCGTCACCACGAGGCGGGGGCCCAACTTCGTCGAAACACACAATTACAACTTACGGCGGGTCATGGACGGCGGGGCGAACACCCAGTTGGAGTTTGAGTTCGAAGTCAGCGGCATCAAGTGGTTACTTCACAGTTGGTTGCACCCCAAGGCGAAATACAACCCGAGTGAGAAACTCGCCCGATATCGGGATGACAAGGTGCGGTATTGA
- a CDS encoding heparinase II/III family protein — MSLIGKIRKLRRMGPAEVGGRVLSELQVKKLHWAARQNGSSNREFAVPVETAIQRCIDLVPGSGQSELARLRTQYPQYFQSLQKKSESIGGRIASGSYSLLGKPFSADPKICWNTDPTTGHTWSDDFFKQVAYHKSPGHVDFKNIWELGRQQYAVELSRSWLLNGNRQHGELARDMVLSWIFHNPFCRGIHWTSGLEVAMRAISWIWTLANLRDFPFWATQQRERVISSLGQHAYYLENHFSFYSSPYNHVIGEASGLCLIACVLRESKHANRWKRRAIQVLKDFAPRQFYADGFCVEQAMGYHYYTLGFLVLAESAMRIDNGAGLGMDDLMVQAFRTGVAFRQSDGSWPAIGDVDSAQSIPVARDEYWDFSPMHQLAAVLFEDPLIAVESDAGTQEEDGFGLGDELYWLTGCNGLRRRTELSARPTNPISVFPDAGYFVAGNGSDHVVFDAGPISHGLHRDSTPSAAHGHADTLQLLYQFDGKPVLIDSGMPNYAGNPQRAAHFRSPQAHNTVSLSDAELVRSRGVLDWSNEVQTPTLRHSGDSDRWIAFGEIQWPDCRIARHILAIPGRGLWVADLLHSEHPRTATWHWQFPPGSDLTMLASEPAIHVRGTPRSVRAVGSVPLSTGELCDGDENKQRGWTSPGYGVIERGCTLTYQAHVESAAVVLTHFGDCAENVGFDVDGCRVQFSATEDDSKAESCDSAGRGNWFILPTTA, encoded by the coding sequence GTGAGTTTGATTGGAAAAATCCGAAAACTGCGACGCATGGGGCCCGCGGAAGTCGGCGGTCGTGTGCTGAGTGAGTTGCAAGTAAAAAAACTGCACTGGGCGGCTCGGCAAAACGGATCCAGTAATCGAGAGTTCGCCGTCCCAGTTGAAACTGCGATCCAGCGTTGCATCGACCTGGTTCCCGGTTCGGGCCAATCGGAGCTTGCGCGTCTAAGGACGCAGTATCCGCAATACTTCCAGTCACTTCAGAAGAAATCCGAATCGATCGGCGGTCGAATCGCATCTGGCTCCTACTCGCTGTTGGGCAAGCCTTTTTCGGCAGACCCCAAAATTTGCTGGAACACGGACCCCACCACCGGGCATACTTGGTCCGATGACTTTTTCAAACAGGTGGCATATCACAAGTCGCCCGGGCACGTCGATTTCAAAAACATTTGGGAGTTGGGACGACAGCAGTATGCTGTCGAATTATCACGTTCGTGGCTGCTTAATGGGAATCGCCAGCACGGTGAACTTGCCCGCGACATGGTGCTAAGTTGGATCTTCCACAATCCGTTTTGCCGTGGGATCCACTGGACCAGCGGACTCGAGGTGGCGATGCGAGCGATCTCGTGGATTTGGACGCTTGCCAACCTGAGAGATTTTCCCTTTTGGGCGACACAGCAGAGAGAACGTGTGATTTCCAGCCTGGGGCAACACGCCTACTACCTGGAGAATCATTTTTCGTTCTACAGCAGCCCATACAACCATGTCATCGGCGAGGCATCCGGACTCTGCTTGATTGCCTGCGTGTTGCGAGAGTCGAAGCATGCCAATCGCTGGAAGCGACGGGCGATCCAAGTTCTCAAGGATTTCGCCCCAAGGCAGTTTTACGCCGATGGATTTTGCGTGGAACAGGCGATGGGCTACCACTACTACACGCTCGGGTTCCTGGTGTTGGCGGAGTCGGCGATGCGCATCGACAACGGCGCGGGGCTGGGGATGGACGATCTGATGGTCCAGGCGTTTCGCACCGGGGTTGCGTTTCGACAATCCGACGGCAGTTGGCCGGCAATCGGCGACGTTGATTCGGCGCAGTCGATTCCAGTTGCTCGTGACGAATACTGGGATTTTTCGCCGATGCACCAGTTGGCCGCCGTCCTTTTCGAGGATCCACTGATCGCGGTCGAGTCGGATGCCGGCACGCAAGAGGAAGACGGTTTCGGGTTGGGTGACGAGCTGTATTGGTTGACCGGTTGCAACGGTCTCAGACGCAGGACAGAACTCTCGGCTCGGCCGACAAACCCCATCAGCGTCTTCCCCGATGCAGGCTACTTCGTCGCAGGGAACGGCAGCGATCATGTCGTGTTTGACGCCGGGCCGATCTCTCACGGATTGCATCGGGATTCGACACCCTCGGCGGCCCACGGACATGCCGATACGCTGCAATTGCTTTATCAATTCGACGGCAAGCCCGTTTTGATCGACAGCGGCATGCCCAACTACGCCGGCAACCCGCAACGTGCCGCCCATTTTCGTTCACCTCAGGCGCACAACACCGTCAGCCTGTCGGACGCAGAATTGGTTCGTTCCAGGGGCGTTTTGGATTGGTCAAATGAAGTCCAGACACCGACATTAAGACATTCGGGCGATTCCGACCGCTGGATCGCATTTGGCGAAATTCAATGGCCCGATTGCCGCATCGCTCGGCATATTCTTGCGATTCCCGGACGGGGCCTCTGGGTCGCCGACTTGCTGCACAGCGAACATCCCCGGACCGCAACATGGCACTGGCAGTTTCCTCCCGGTTCGGACCTGACAATGCTCGCGTCGGAACCGGCGATTCACGTTCGGGGAACACCCCGATCGGTCCGCGCGGTCGGATCGGTGCCCCTGTCGACGGGTGAATTGTGTGATGGCGATGAGAACAAGCAACGTGGCTGGACCAGTCCTGGTTACGGGGTGATAGAACGCGGCTGCACATTGACCTATCAGGCGCACGTCGAATCCGCGGCGGTCGTTCTGACGCACTTTGGGGATTGCGCTGAAAACGTTGGCTTCGATGTCGACGGCTGTCGCGTGCAGTTTTCAGCGACAGAAGACGATTCCAAGGCAGAATCGTGCGACAGCGCCGGCCGAGGCAACTGGTTCATTCTTCCTACGACGGCATGA
- a CDS encoding glycosyltransferase, with protein sequence MTNNDLKVLVVSAAFPSTVDPTRGIFVYERIRALSNLPGVSVRVISPTPWAPGIRSIPKFEYFSKLPNSEVFHGITVDRPRYPLPPKIGGYFHPQLMSGSLLSAARRIHTQFQFDLVDAHWVYPSGAAAAKVARQFNVPVCMTGRGEDMTRFPSMPMKGKSIRRALRAADALIGVSRQISQAMIQHGAEAERVTTIANGVDIEKFRPLSSRASRQRLGLPTDRKILLTVGDRLALKGFHVVIESLPQILQQHPDAMYVCVGGPGRHGRDYSDQIQALIQRLGLQDRVMIAGPQDHDSLVDWYNSADLYVLASSREGSPNVLLEALACGTPAVATTVGGATDEVIDGVTGFLMEQRTSETAANVITKALGRTWDRQAIRAGMEQRSWAHTAHKVMKHWEFALAHPTSRDEQVVTNG encoded by the coding sequence ATGACCAACAACGACTTGAAAGTACTGGTAGTTAGTGCGGCGTTCCCGTCAACGGTCGACCCGACGCGGGGAATCTTCGTCTACGAACGAATTCGAGCGCTTTCGAATTTGCCGGGTGTGTCGGTCCGTGTGATCTCGCCCACCCCATGGGCACCGGGAATTCGATCAATTCCAAAATTCGAATACTTTTCCAAGCTTCCCAATTCGGAAGTATTTCATGGGATCACCGTTGATCGTCCACGCTATCCGCTGCCGCCTAAGATCGGTGGATACTTTCATCCCCAGCTGATGTCTGGTTCGTTGCTGTCGGCGGCTCGCAGAATTCACACGCAGTTCCAATTTGATTTAGTCGACGCGCACTGGGTGTACCCCTCGGGAGCTGCGGCTGCCAAAGTCGCCCGGCAATTCAACGTGCCAGTTTGCATGACGGGGCGGGGTGAAGACATGACGCGTTTCCCCTCGATGCCGATGAAAGGCAAAAGCATCAGGCGGGCATTAAGAGCGGCCGACGCGTTGATCGGGGTGAGTCGTCAAATCTCACAAGCAATGATTCAACACGGAGCTGAAGCAGAGCGTGTGACAACGATCGCCAACGGCGTGGATATCGAGAAGTTTCGCCCCCTTTCATCGCGAGCGTCTCGCCAACGTCTCGGTTTACCTACCGATCGCAAGATACTGTTGACTGTTGGAGATCGGTTGGCATTAAAAGGTTTTCACGTCGTGATCGAATCGCTACCGCAGATTCTGCAGCAGCATCCCGACGCGATGTACGTTTGTGTCGGGGGGCCGGGACGGCACGGTCGTGATTATTCGGATCAAATTCAGGCGCTGATCCAACGTTTAGGACTGCAGGACCGGGTGATGATCGCCGGACCACAGGACCACGACTCCCTGGTTGACTGGTACAATTCGGCCGACCTGTACGTGCTCGCCTCATCGCGAGAAGGTTCGCCCAATGTCCTGCTGGAAGCCTTGGCGTGTGGCACACCGGCCGTTGCCACGACCGTTGGCGGCGCAACCGATGAAGTCATTGACGGGGTGACGGGTTTCCTGATGGAACAACGAACCTCGGAAACTGCCGCAAATGTCATCACAAAGGCTCTGGGGAGAACATGGGATCGTCAGGCGATTCGGGCCGGAATGGAACAGAGGTCTTGGGCGCACACCGCGCACAAGGTGATGAAGCATTGGGAATTCGCGTTGGCTCATCCGACGTCACGCGATGAGCAAGTTGTGACAAATGGATAA